The genomic window GCAGGGGAGGAAGAGCAAATCCtgtttgtgcaagcagaagtctgttGCCTAAGCTGGAAGTTGCAGCTAGATATTGCCCCTTATCTTGATATCACATGGACAAAAAGCAAGAGCTTTGGGTAAAGGCAATTTGCCCAACAGAAAGGCAAGTATGAATCAGAGTCATATATGATCTTGTTCACTTTTAGGTGTATTCTAGCAACTGCGATATCTGCTTCTGTCTAACCACACGGCAGTCAAGCGGAAGGCCCATCAACTTGTATCAGACAGCTCAGTGTGGCCCAGGCATCCCTACCAGAGGTATCAGTGAACCATATTCAGGGCGTGGAAGCCAGCAGCTCTAGCAAATGCACTGACTCAGAAACAGCTGCTACTGCTGGGCCCTGGCATCATCTCTCATAGGTGCTATTCTTGTGCGGTGTATATATATGTACAAATCCCTGTTTCACAATTGTATTTTTGAATATAGGAAATACTTAATCCTGTGATGCCAAGGTGTAGCATGGTGGGTTTGAATACAGATGATTTCTCCTGATGTACTCAAAGGTGTGGAAACTTATTTATTACTTAATGCAGAACAGGGTCTTTCAAATAAGATACTATCCAATGTGTCGATAGGGCCAACACCCTATCAGTTGCATTCACTTCAAAATTATAATTTATGTATAATTCAATAACATGAAAGACATTTAGGCTGAAAGATACTAGCTGTTAGACCTGGAGGTTTTCACTGACTTACCACAAATAGCTGTTTTCCACCTTGTTACTGGAGAAAATTCACATTGAAGCTGCCGACCTGCATACCATCGACCATTGAATAAAGCAAAAGCCTGCTGACATTCTtgttctctttaaaaataaaaagtattattaGAACCTCATAAAAGCAATACAATTCAATCAAGTGATATTGCATCAACACGGAGAATTAGCCATCTTTCCTGGGAAAGAGCTTTACCAATATACCCACCCATACCACATAAACCTTCCTTATGATTTCTCATTCAGTTTACCAACTATTAATTTTTAAATACTTACGTTTGGTACTGAACGTAAACATTTCCTCGAAGATGAGGTTCAAAGTTGCAGCTCACCTATATCAAAAGCAGGTAAAAACATAAGGAAGTGAAGTTTCTTTGTATCCTTACACAGCTGCTTTAGTTGAGTGGTTTACAAGATACCTTATTTAATTATAGCACACAAAATACACTTTCTTTCATGGTTTAGTGGCCTTTTTTCATGTATTAATAACAATCACAGGATAGACAGATTATCACCCATCCCATGACAGATATGGCTATCATAACATTGATATATGAACATCAAATCACATCATGGCAACAAGCTGGTGATCTTTATCTCCACTGGAGTGGGTAAACAAAACACCCGAACTTCCGATTATTCCAAGTTGCACAACGAAACAAAACTGATAAGCATAATAATTCTTAATGGATTTGTAATTTAACTGTACCACTGAGGGCTAGGGAGGTGGGGGAGCAGAGAATATGgcatgttgttttgttgttgttacgtCTTACTTGTTttagtttcattttaaaaactgcacacAAGTGGAATCCCTATTATTGTACCCCAAGCTGAGCAAGCTGACTGGGTAACAAATGCATGGGAGGGGGGTATATTCAATTTGGAATGTAGGTAATATTTTCAAGTTCTAGGTATGTCAAATTCAAATGCTTGTCTTGTCACCATCAAGAACTGATACCTAGCCCTTCTGTCTAACCAACACACACTTCAGGATTCAGCTAGATTTTTGACATAAATAACTGGCACACAGTGTGGCTAACCCACACTGCATTAGGCCCATCTTCCTGAAGAACAATGTGCTGTGTAAGTGAAATCCATGAACTACGATTgctataaataccgtatttttcgcaccataggacgcaccggaccatagggcgcacctagttttgggaggcggaaaacaagaaaaaattattctgaaccccagaagccagaacagcaagagggatctggcttctgggataccgtgtggctgttctggcttctggggtaaccgtgccaagcctcttcagggcagcgggatgaaggctccccctgcccaaagagcAGGGCTAAAGCTGAAGCCAGGACAgacgcgtcgctgaaggggcactgcgccttctctctctctgcgcagcgcctctcctccggcttcgctggacaggcgcgttgctcaaggggtgctgcgccttctctctctctctgcgcagcgcctctctttcacaggagaggcgctgcgcagagagggagaaggtgcagcgcccttcagcgaagctggagaaggaacagaaggagacccttctgttcctcctccagcttcgctggacaggcgcatcgctgcgaagcgggaggaggaacagaaggagacccttctgttcctcctcccgcttcgctggaCAGGTGCAtcgctgcgaagcgggaggaggaacagaaggagacccttctgttcctcctccggcttccagcacAGGCGCGTCactgcgaagcgggaggaggaacagaaggagacccttctgttcctcctccggcttccaggacaggcgcgttgctcaaggggtgctgcgccttctctctctctctctctctgtgcagcgcctttCCTTCTCAGgagaggcactgcgcagagagggagaaggtgcagcgcccttcagcgaagctggagaaggaacaggagacccttctgttcctcctccggcttccaggacaggtgCGTTGCGGCGAAGCCAagggcctgcattcgctccataggacgcacacacatttccccttcatttttggaggggaaaaagtgcgtcctatagagcaaaatatacggTATTTAACATTGTCTGTGATTCGTCAACTGCACATTCCAAAACAGCTCTCACATAACGCAAAGTAAGAAGTGTTACTTTTTCCTTGATTTAATGGGATATAcagtcatgggaaaaagaaaagTACACCCTCTTTgcattctgtggttttacatatggGGATATAATAACAACCAcctgttccttagcaggtcttaagATTTGGAAAATGCAACCTCAGATGAATAACAACACATGACATATTACATCatgtcatgatttatttaacaaCAATGAAGCCAAAATGGAAAAGccatgtgtgaaaaactaagGAATTAAGAGGGACTTGTTCTGAGTCCACCCCCactgaacacacaaacacacaagagtGCTTCATGGTAGAGATCCTGATCTAACTGCTTCCTCCCCAATTTTTTACTCTCCACATCTGCATACAAAGGGAAATTAGGAATGCCTAGGATGATATCCAAATATGACAGCCCATTCACACAACAATCATTCCACTAGCATAAGCCTTGTTCTGGAGTAGCACAAGAGTTACAGTGAGTGTCTTGTGCTTGCAAAAGCTGTTGTGAGACCCCAAGCACAACCACTATGATACTTGGTGATACCTCAAGCTTGTGGGCTACCACTTGCCCAACATCAGCTCTCAAATTTCTTGCACTAACATTACATTGGATCTCAGTCCGCAATTACTTAAGGAAATAGCAAAACAGTATTTTGCGTTTTACCTTGAACTGAATAACCTTTCCCACATTCCTGAATTCAGGAAGTACATCTTCATAGAAATCTAGGAACTGTTGGTGCATTTCTTCCTCACTGTACTCCAGGCTGGCATCTGTGTCATAGTCATCTCTTTTACACTGCTCCATCCCAAAAGTGAAAAACATACCCCTAATAAGGAGTGTCTGACTAGAGGTTGGATGGTTATGCCTCCGCGAACATcttaaagaaggaaagaaagaaagcacttaTTCCAGCTGCTTAAGCTGCAACCATATATTACGCACTTTAGCATAAATACTTAGTCCCTCATATGCATAGGCAATCCGATAAAAAGTTCTCAAGGCACCTTATAAGGTTTGAATTCAAAAACTTAGGTTAGTATAGACTGAGCATGGGGAGCATTCAGCCCATGGCCGAATTACGATCCGTTATGTACCATACAAACAGTTCTATAAAAGAAGTGCATAAAAATTGAAATAATGCATTGTATTCTTGCCCAATTCTATTTCATAATGTGCAACTTGTAGACTCTTGACCCAAGCAATCTGTCTGAAAAAGTTGGGGAAGCAAAGAATTCAGTACAAAGTTGGATGCATTGTAGACAAATTCACCGAAACTAGCTTGCAGTTTTGTTTGATGTCTCAGTTGTGACTTGTGAAAGTAACATTCCCCCCAGGTCTAGTTAGCTAGCATGGGGACAAGCATTTGGGCTTTCTGGAGTCACCATTTCTGCCGGAGGTGTACTTTGGTGTGAATTACCTAGGTGGATAGATCTCTCTTTTGCCAAAAACTCTATTAATCTGGCCCGAACGCAGCTTCTCAATTTCAGAATCTAGGTTGCATTTGCAATGAAGCTAAAAACACAAGCACCAACATAGATTTTAGTTCTCCAACAGCTATAATTAACTTCAGACTTTGAAGAGGCTCAATTCTGTCCCATCCATAATTTATTCCTTTAGCTATGCCGGTCCTTCTTTCCTAATTTTTATGGGCTTAATATGCAGCGAGGGAAATTAAAAACTAGAGCTTTAATACAAGCAGCAGTAGCAGTTATTTAGATCTTTCATTTAAAATGGAACAGTTCAAGAAACAGCGACTTAGATCCTATATTTTCCCCTCCATGAATGGAAGGTGTTTCCATTCACAGGCTTTTGAACACGAAAAAGCAGAAATCTCTTTCCTATCACTGTGTGAAAATGAGAGCTAAACTGAAGTATTGAAACAGTAATGCACCTGTAGATTCCcagcaaaataaaatgcaagtcatatttttaaaaggcccATATAGAACTGAATTACCTGTCTCCAAATTTGCAAGCTCCAGTTTTAATATAGAATGGGCAATTGGCACAATCTTTTTCACGTCCCATATTCTCTGGGGGCTCTGGATTATGCCAGGTGGTTCCATTTTCTACCTggattttttttatagaaaacaAGAACATTCTATATGTTAACAAACTGAATACTGGTCATGAATAAATTCAATTTATCTATGAAAATAGGAGTGATTATGATTGCAAGATGGTGGGGAGAAACAATTTTAGCACTGAAATGGAACGTCACCAAACAGTTTAGGGAAATACTAAAGTCTGCTTTAAATATTGAAATCTAGACCAAAGAAAAGACTGGAGAGGTTTAACCCACTTTGACTTACAAGTGTGAAACTTTACATACTTGTACACTGAATATACTGAACAATTTTTGTTAGGCATCCCAGTAAGCTTCAACAGGCCTTGTACATCCCACtaaattcaacaggacttgctcCCAGGAAAGCGAGCATAGAATTGTAGCCCAACTGCAAGTGCTGTTGAGTGTATGCAGAGTGCTAAAATACTTCTGGGCACTGCACTTTAAAGCACAGAAATCTAATTCAGTCACATCAACAAATTTATGAGCATCTTCATGGTCCATCAGCTCTTAAAAATTATATATCAGGAGTGCATTGAATCTCTGAATGACTGATACCGAACAGCTCCATGTTGATTTTGAGCACATATTcttaagaaaataaaaagcaTATTTTTGGACCAGGATGAGGTCCACACAGTCTAGTTCTTGGCAAAATTCATAGCAAGCTGCAGGGCAAGCCTGTGTCAGGAATTGTATAATCTGTTAAAGAGAGACGTATGGCGCGATACAAGCTAATTACATAACCCATATGAAAGTACAAGCTGCCATTGTTCTCCAGAAAGAAGAGCTGCTCAGTGATCCATTTTCAAAAGCTCTAAACATACCTGACTTTCAGCCTGGTCCAACATCTTCTGCACAGCTTCCTATAAATGGTGCAAACATAGGACTAGTGAAAACCCTGAATGGAGACATCATCTGGTTTCTTCAGTCAAGACCATAATATTCAGGTTTTATATTATGTTCTGTTAGTTTTGTCAAATAAAACTGGAAAAAGCTTCCATGTTACTAAGAATGCCCAAAGAAAAATGTAGAAAACATTCTAGTTACATTTAAATAATTCCCCCCATTATTTGACACAATTCCAAAATTTTGACACAAAGAGCTTAAAGAGCAAACAGAACTGAAGGTTAAAATGTATTACCATATTGTTACAATTTTCAAGTATCTGCAAGTCAAATAAAGACAGCAGCCTAGTCCTGCAAGTGATTTAGCATAGGCATACACCTTTTGAAGACCTTTCTCAACATCTATTTGAGTTGAGTGGCCCAGATTCACCATCCAGTTTCTTATCACATGGAATTTTCTCCTGAAGGATTTGATGCCAAAGACTCTGCTGTGAAGATTGTGCCTAGAACCTGGTTTTGAAAGTTTACTCAGTGATGTCCAGAAGGTCGAACATACCCAGGTCCACCTGCTGCCACCAATGCAGTGGTGTCTTTGAGAGGGACAGAGTCTCTATCATATCTGTGTAACCAGAGTTCAGTGCCCCAGTATGTATTCAAGCTGAGTACCAGCGTGCTGAAACGGGGTACCAGCGTACTGAAAGTTCAGCCTGCAAAAAGGAAGCTTCCAATAGAGTAAGGAGAATTATTAAACAGCTTTGGGTTTTCTATTGGACTATCAGAAAGGAGTGCCTTAGGAACCCAGTCACCCAAGTTTAGCAATAATATCTTTCCCCTGACATACACACACTTGTTTTGGCTTAATTGTCAGCTTGCACTGATTTCCAGTGTACATCTTCCCCCTTGGTTTCTCAGTGTCTAGATGCTGTAATGAGCTGGATAATGGCCAATGAACTGAAGCTGAATTATGAGCACTGGTTTctgagcactggcggaggaagaggagtgtgggggaagAGGAGTGCGAGGGGAGTGCACCGCGCCCGGCAGCACAATCTTGGCAGGGTGCCATCGCAgttgccccccccgcccccacaggCAACACgccccgcccccaggacacacgcctgccccacccccacctgctctctgccccccagttccggagcatgaagctccgccaccgTTTCTGAGTTCACAGATTTGGTAGGTGGCCTGTTCTGGATGGAGTTGCATTCCCTCTGAAGCAAAGGTGGTttcagtggcacagagtgcctaTATTCCTCAACAGGGGTAGTCTTGTGGCTGTGATTCAAACTGCAGTGGCCTCCCATTTAAACTACTGAAACACATTCAACTTGGTGCAGCCCTGAAAGGTGGTTCAGAAGATAtagctagtgcaaaatgcagccaCCAGAGACTTGTTGGGTATGCTGCCTAGGGACCATATAATATCAATTGAAGATCTGTATTGCCTGCCAATTAACCCCCAAACCCAATTCAAGGTTCCAGTCTTGCTGCAGAAAGCCCTAAACTGCTTGGGACCCAGTTATCTAAGGCAGCACCTTTCCCCATATCAGAGAAAGTTTGGGGGCTGATGAATCAGTAAATGAACATCTTTAGAAATAGCATCCCAGCTACAGAACAGGCTCCACCTAGAAATCTGGTTGGTGGCAACATTGTTTAGCTACAGGCACCAGCTGAAGACATGTCCTTTTTGTCAGGTTTTTCAATGTAGAGGAACACCTAGATTTTTAAGAAGCTGATGGATGGTTTCTAGTTCATGGTAAATTTGTCATTTATGTAGTGACAAAATGACAGGGATCTTAGGACGAAGAGTGGGATATATAAgttttgaaaatcaaataaaattattacttccatcaaagCTAAAAGTGGCAATTTCCCTCAACATCATACTTTTGCTGAAGTAGTAAGGAATGGACCGTTTCCCACAATTTCATCTACTTTCAAAAGATACTAGGAGGAGTACTCAGTCAAGGTTGCTATCTATACATTACACAAACTGCTGGTCAACTAAAACCGTCTCATAATCTCATTTGATCTTGTTCTGGACCAGTTAAATCCTAACATAATAAGAGGCAAATCATGGGcctggatagctctgttggttagagtgagctgctgataatgccaaggttgaaggTTGGATCCCTatgtggggcagctgcatattctggcattgcagggggttggactagatgatcctcagggtgccttcaaactctacaattccatttgCTCTCTATATGCTGAGCAAGGCATTCAACAAATTAACCTATAAGCCGAAAGCATTATATTATGTTCCTTCCCACACCCAGCAAGCTATAGAAAAAGATACATCTTGATGAATGAGTCAGGTAAAGATGAGCTGTAACATCTTTGAGTGGAAAAAATGGTTAAGGAATCGCAGCAGTAAAATTACTTGTGAAGTTAAGTTCTAAAAAGGAGTTAGTATACGTATACTTGCTACAGTTTCTTTAGAGAGATTACACTACAGTTAAACATAAGAATTCATAGCTTGTGCCCAGAACCTCCCAACAATAATTCTGTGTGTGAGGACTGGCCCAATAGTCACAAGAAACCCTTCCCTCTGCCAGTTGCAGAACTGCAGGGAAGGATAGCCTGGCGGCAGCTTGCAACAAATGTATGAATAGCTGCTGAGAGTTTGTGTCCCTTCTCCCTCATGAAGTGTAATCACAATTGCCAGCTGCAGTGAAGCAGGCTGCCAGAGGGCACAAAATATTTGGGCGCATTCATGGAACATTTCAGGGGAGATTCTATTTTGTCATTCTGTTTcctgtgccttttaaaaacaatgaaaaataacAAGCATTTGCCCGGAGCCTTAGGAATAAGTCAAGATACTGCAGCAATAATATTAGCAACTTATATACTGCCCTAAATAATGAAGGGTGCACCTACATTTACAGTGCTttcttatacatgtctactcggaagtaaatccttttgaattcaatggggtttactcccagtaAGCAGGTATAGCATTGCAGCCTCACTTATTCATAGCACGTTCCATTTACAACGTTATGCAGAAGCACAGAAAGAAAAACTTTTCAACCCTCGTGTCCCAACACTATGTCATTTTGTACTCTTTTTTTTAGTCCTATTATTACTGTAAGAGGATATGCACTGTGTTTTATCCTCCTAGAGCAGgaatcacctctctctctctcttcacttgTTTTTTCCGGTCCTCCTCCTCTTGTTCTTTCCTTTGCTGTTCCTCCcattcttcttttattctttgctttaaaaaacaaacagagacTGGCATTATGCTAAATATCTCCATGAAGgctgaacaaataaaataattttagttGGTATTTGCTTTAACCAATAAGTGATAAATGTAACCTAATTTGTCACTTACTTCTTTTGAGATACTGAAGAAAGCAACATAGGTCATTAGGTGTgtgtaaactccccccccccccaagtgcagaTTACAGTTAACACAGAACTGAATTAGCCTTAAAAGTCCAACTTTGCCCTCATCATTTAAAATCAGCCTCCCAACAATCGATGAAAACTTTTCCAGAAATAAGCCAACCTTAACCACTATACTTTAGTGCTGTGTTTTCCAAAATTAGTCAAAGGTAAAATGAAGGTGTGAAATCTAACACTGTCCATCTGCCAGTGGAAAAGTCACCTCTGACAGAATTggttctcattcccccccctgcaGTTCCTCCAGCAACCCTGCTCCAGCAGGTTGCAGGGTTTTCCAGCAGAGACAGATGGAGGTGATGGGTGGCTGGAGAGAGAAGTCCTCTCACACAACCATTGctttttggtgttgttgttttttaaataaagaccTCAGTAATTATTTTTATGTTTAGAATGTCTGCTCCAAAAAGGTAGTCAAAGCATATACtgcacctcttcctcctcttgaCGTTTTCTTGCTGCCTCTTCTTTTGCTTTCCTGATCTTAAAAGCTTCTTGTGCCCTTTCTTCTCGCAGCAACCACTCCTCATGAAGCCTCTGCCTGCAAATAGAATCCGATGAATGCTGGGTTATCACTGAATATCATCAAACttactatgtttttatttcttaaaaaaaaaaatctgcctttctatttaaaataataatattcaaattAAGTACTGTTAAAATAGCAAAAGCACAGCAGTAAAGTAAcagcagcatgactaaaccatatAAGCTAATTACTAATAAGTGTGGGCACCCAGGGGGAAACATAGCCTGGTGTCTAAAAGGTAATAATGATGGTGTCAGACTAAGCAACCTGGGAATAGAATTCCAGGGATCTCTCTTGTGTAGGGGGCACAGGCTCCAATTCATACAGTGCTAACTTATACATGTTTACTTGGCACTTAAAGCACTATGTTAAATGGAGATTACCCCTGGATAGCtatgcatagggttgcagcctcaAGACTATTTAGCAGAGTAATTCCTCAAACTTTGGGACCATGGCCTAAAACAGGCAATTAAACACTGCAACTTTACACTTCACTTGCACAACAGCAGTGGGCTGGAAGGGGAGGgcggaattggcaaaagtcacccCACCTCTGCCAACAAGAAGGTGGAAGTGAAGTCTGTATCCAACCCACCACCTTTGCATTTGGTCTGTTGAGCTAGCTAAGCAATGTTAACATAGCATAGGGGCATCCTCTTGTTCCATCACATTTCATTGCATATCAGCCACTGGAACTTTAttctaagtaaatatgcatagagtAGAGCTGCcaattatatataattttaatttacCTTTCATCTTCGAGTTGTTTTTCTTCATCATCTAGGTCGTCATCTTCTAGCTTTTCAGAAACCTGTTCatctttctctcctttttctgAAGAGAAAAAAGTATacctcttttaaaatatataatatagcTTACCCTTGCCATGAGGCAAACCACCACAATCTAAGGTCCAAGACAGTCACCAGTGCATGCATAGAGCCTATGTTCTCAAGATTGCCACAGTCATGAATTGCAATTCCCAACCTGTGATCAGATGAAGAGGCTGCAACCTTGTTGACAAGTAATGAAATACAATTACCCATTATTTTCAAtctaaaacaacattttaaacacTTTTGAATACCAATGACAACCATCTTCTGAGAGCTGAAATTTAGCTTATATTTCACAAGTAATCTGTGTCGTTCATCAACTTAGCTTTTACCTGAATCTCTCAGTCTTGCTAGTGCTTGTCTCTTTTTCTTCCGTTTCTCTTTCTTCAAAAGGGCTCTGTACTTTTTGTGgctgaaaatggaaaaaagattcttctttgtttttgtagTAATTGGCCAGCTAACAGTCAACTAGGATTTCTCAAGTGTTGAGCACACAAACATTTATAACAATGTTTTcttgttggattaaaacaacaaacaaatgttattttttcCGATAGTATtgccatggaattctactcaaaatgatccagagcagaactccgatGTATAGTTAGCCaagtaaaaacttaaaacacgttgcaggattccccaaaaatagaccagagacaATTATTTCATCTAGcaaagctttactgctactgaaggcaaatgagcataatggtcacaaatccaatacattcaggattgaacgtagtccataagaaatccagttgcagcagacttaacttaagcTTAGAATAActtataagtctaaaccttaacaccaagcatactatgtacagaacaccacaccagaaggaaaagagatagagaaagtgaaacccaggctccttctggcctattttTGTAGTCATCATAatcttgacagaagagataagaatttaagccagctgtactcagcttttcTGAAGGAATAACCTAAACATCACAAACCACCTGCttttttctttcacacagagaagcccccagaaccctcttgaattaattagaataggaaagatctctacacatcagatcaatactttctgcactaagaaatgcaaactgaaaagtATATCACAACAAACCCAGTGGGACTTTGGTGAAGACATGTGTAAGATTGCCCTGTAAACTGGTTCTTTTATGGCAAAATCCTAcgcatatttattcaaagttcaaAGGCTGCTGGGATTGCAGCCATTAATGTTAAAGTTGAATTATAAACACTTAAATTtacttgttttaatattttgctacaaaacattttttggaaaaaagaaagaaagaatgcaaGCTTATTATTCCAAccaagaaatagaggaaaatacaaaacaaataataaGCAAAAGATAGAAAAACTGGGCACAGATTGTCAGTTCTATACAATTTCTAGTTCAAAATGTATACAAATTATCCAGTCTAAGAAATGTTTCAACAGCAGTTCCCCAACCAACTATAGAAGTACAAtgtctttgttttaaaatgtaccAAACTTCCCAGTGCCAATCCTTAAGAAGACATTACTGTACTGTACTCCTTTAACACTTCTTTACTGTTGAGTTTGCAACAGTTGGCATAGCCCAAGGTTTCTTTTTAACTGCATACCAAAGGCCTAAAGGCATCCACATAAAAGGGGCAATTATTTTTCTCACTTTCTTGTATCGGATCGGTGACCCTTTCCTCTATAAAGGCATAACGATTTTGCAATTTCACTTAGCGTTAAGGGTTTTGCGTTCGCTTCAAGCCCCAGCGATGCTTCAAAGCTCACCACTTACCTATACGTTCCCCGCGGCgcgcccccccccttccttcgcATCACAACAAATGACATCTGCCTGCCTCATGGCTCCCCCCCAGGTACACTTTAATCCCACCCATTCGGAGCTAAGCAGCACCTGAGGCACGCGCAGCATGTCAGGCTTCCCAGCGGCTCCTGCAGAAACCTTCCCGCCCTTATGAAGCCCAGCTCAACCTTCCACTACCAGAGGCAGGAGCAGCCCAGCTTatgcttggggcgggggggg from Podarcis raffonei isolate rPodRaf1 chromosome 4, rPodRaf1.pri, whole genome shotgun sequence includes these protein-coding regions:
- the ZRSR2 gene encoding U2 small nuclear ribonucleoprotein auxiliary factor 35 kDa subunit-related protein 2 isoform X1, producing the protein MAAPVSPPLVAEEGPAKVSHKKYRALLKKEKRKKKRQALARLRDSEKGEKDEQVSEKLEDDDLDDEEKQLEDERQRLHEEWLLREERAQEAFKIRKAKEEAARKRQEEEEQRIKEEWEEQQRKEQEEEDRKKQVKREREEAVQKMLDQAESQVENGTTWHNPEPPENMGREKDCANCPFYIKTGACKFGDRCSRRHNHPTSSQTLLIRGMFFTFGMEQCKRDDYDTDASLEYSEEEMHQQFLDFYEDVLPEFRNVGKVIQFKVSCNFEPHLRGNVYVQYQTEQECQQAFALFNGRWYAGRQLQCEFSPVTRWKTAICGLFERQKCPRGKHCNFLHVFRNPNNEFWEANRDIYNTSEWTKEASKYSERRNRAGYHENYYSRSRRRSSQSPDHAYSKRNGDSEREKSYHKRKKRQFPERSRSRGRRRSRSKKRRGRSRNRSPTRSRSRSSSRSRSRGRKRSSSRGRNS
- the ZRSR2 gene encoding U2 small nuclear ribonucleoprotein auxiliary factor 35 kDa subunit-related protein 2 isoform X2, whose amino-acid sequence is MSFVVMRRKGGGAPRGTYSHKKYRALLKKEKRKKKRQALARLRDSEKGEKDEQVSEKLEDDDLDDEEKQLEDERQRLHEEWLLREERAQEAFKIRKAKEEAARKRQEEEEQRIKEEWEEQQRKEQEEEDRKKQVKREREEAVQKMLDQAESQVENGTTWHNPEPPENMGREKDCANCPFYIKTGACKFGDRCSRRHNHPTSSQTLLIRGMFFTFGMEQCKRDDYDTDASLEYSEEEMHQQFLDFYEDVLPEFRNVGKVIQFKVSCNFEPHLRGNVYVQYQTEQECQQAFALFNGRWYAGRQLQCEFSPVTRWKTAICGLFERQKCPRGKHCNFLHVFRNPNNEFWEANRDIYNTSEWTKEASKYSERRNRAGYHENYYSRSRRRSSQSPDHAYSKRNGDSEREKSYHKRKKRQFPERSRSRGRRRSRSKKRRGRSRNRSPTRSRSRSSSRSRSRGRKRSSSRGRNS